The genomic DNA ATCGCCTGCTGGATCGCGGCCGGCTCGCGCCGTGCAATGCCCAGCGGCTCGAACAGGTCGCCCAGGCCCAGCTGCAGGCCCGCCACGCGCGGATGCGCGAGCGCAAGCTGCGCCGCGGTGCGCAAGGCCGCGGGCGCCTCGATGTTCAGCAGCAGGCCGATGAGCGCGGCCACGCCGTTGGCGCGCTCGGCGCGTTCGATCGCCTCGACCGCGCTGCGCACATGGGCCGGGCTTTCGGGCTTCGGGATGTTGATCAGGTGCACGCCGGGCCGTGCCACGGCCGCAACGTCCTCCGCGAAATGCGGCGTGTCCATCGCGTTGACGCGAACGATCACGGTCTTGCCCGATGCGGCCGTGCCGCCGTCCTGCAGCAGCTGCCGCACGGCGTCGCGCGCCTCGCCCTTGCGCGGCTCGGCGACCGCGTCTTCCAGGTCGAAACAGACGCTGTCGGCCGCGCTGCCCAGCGCCTTGGCGAACAGCTCGGGGCGCGTGCCGGGAACGAAGAGTTTGCTTCTCATGCGCCGCAGTGTGTGCGGTTCACGAGATCGGAAAAACACACGCTCCCTATGATCAGATGATAGAAAATCTATCTTTCATGGAAACAGCCTATCTGCAAAGCTTTCTTCTGGTGGTGGAATCGGGCTCCATGTCGGAGGCCGCGCGCCGCCTCGACCTGACGCCCGCGGCCGTGGCGCAGCAGATCCGCACGCTGGAACGCGAACTGGGCGCCCCGCTGCTGGCGCGCGCCGGCCGCACGGTGCAGCCCACCGAGGCCGGGCACCAGCTGGTGCAGCGGGCCCGCAACCTGCTGCGCGAGGTGAACGACATCAAGGCGCTGCTCGGCAGCGACGCGGCTGGCGGCGAGCTGCTGGTCGGCACCATCAACACGGCCATCCACAGCCTGCTGCCGGACATCCTCGCGCGCTTCGTGAAGACGCATCCCGGCGTCAAGGTGTTCCTGCAGTCGGGCACCACGGCCACGCTCTACAAGGCGGTGCAGCAGGGCGAGCTCGACGCGGCCGTGTGCCTCTACCCGCCCTATGTGCTTGCCAAGACCTTCGACTGGTCGCTGCTGCGCGAGGAGCCGCTGGTGCTGCTGGCGCCGAGCCGCCTCGCGCGGCGCGATCCGCACGAGCTGCTGCGGACCTCGCCGCTCATCCGCTACGACCGCAACCTGGGCGGCGGCAAGCAGGCCGACCGCTACCTGCGCGCCGCGGGCATCGTGCCGCAGGAGCGCTTCGAACTCAGCTCGCTGCTGGCCATTGCCATGATGGTCGACCGCGGCCTGGGCGTCTCGCTGGTGCCCGACATCGCCTCGCCGCTGCTTGACGGCCAGCGCGTCGCGAAGATCGCGCTGCCGCTGCCTTCGCAGCCGCGGCGCTTCGGCGTCCTGTGGCAGCGCGCATCGCCGCGCCTGCGGTTGATCCAGGGCTTTGTCGACAGCGCGCGGATGGTGACCGAAGGGAAGCCGCGCGGCACGACCCACAAATGAAAAGGGCCGCCCGCAGGCGACCCTTTCATGGAAAGCGCTGCGCGCTTTACTTCTTGTCCCCGCCCGGCACCTTGCCTTCGACGCCCTTGACGTAGAAGTTCACGCCCGAGAGGAACTTGTCGTCGGCCACGGCATCCTTGGCAACCACTTCCTTGCCGTCCTGGCCCAGGATCGGGCCCTTCCAGATCACGAAGCTGCCGTCCTTCAGGCCCTTCTTCACTTCCTCGACCTTGGCCTTGGTTTCGGCCGGCACGTCCTCGGCGATCGAGACGATGTCGATGGCGCCTTCCTTCACGCCCCACCAGCTCTGGCCCGTGGCCCACTTGCCGTCGAGCGCGTCCTGCGTGGCCTTGATGTAGTACGGCGCCCAGTTGATGGTGGCCGAGGCCAGGTGGGCCTTGGGGCCGTAGGCGGTCATGTCCGAATCCCAGCCGAAGGCGCGCTTGCCCTTTTCCTGCGCGGTCTTGAGCACGGCCGGCGAGTCGGTGTTCTGGAACAGCACGTCGGCGCCGCCGTTGATGAGGGCGGTGGCGGCTTCGGTTTCCTTGGGCGGGCTGAACCATTCGTTCACCCACACCACCTTGGTGGTGATCTTCGGGTTGACCGACTGCGCGCCCAGCGTGAAGCTGTTGATGTTGCGCAGCACCTCGGGAATCGGCACCGAGCCGACCACGCCGAGCGTGTTGCTCTTGGTCATGGCACCGGCAATGACGCCGGCCATGTAGGCGCCTTCATAGGTGCGGCTGTCGTAGGTGCGCATGTTCTCGGCGGTCTTGTAGCCGGTGGCATGCTCGAACTTCACGTCCTTGCTGTCGGTGGCCACCTTGAGCATCGGCTCCATGTAGCCGAAGGTGGTGCCGAAGATCAGCTTGTTGCCCTGCCCGACCATGTCGCGGAACACGCGCTCGGCGTCAGCGCCCTCGGGCACGCTCTCGACGAAGGTGGTCTTGATCTTGTCGCCGAATTCCTTCTCGAGCGCCTTGCGGCCGTTGTCGTGCGCGAAGGTCCAGCCGCCGTCGCCCACCGGGCCGATGTATGCGAATGCGATGTTGAGCGGCGCCGCCGGTGCCGGTGCGGCGGCAGCGGGTGCCGGCGCCGGTGCGGGGGCCGCAGCCGGTGCAGCCGCTTCTTCTTTCTTGCCGCAGCCGATCAGGGCCGCCGAAGCGACCGCCGTGAGGGCGGCCAGCTTGAGCAGGGAGCGCTTGTTCAGATCATTCATTGTCGGAAATCCTCAAAAAGGACAGGTTGGCGGAAATCGAGAAGCGAGATTATGAGCCGGGGTAGAACGGTTTTCCGATGGAAGCCGGCATGTTGATGCGGATGAAGGCCGGGTTGCGCGAGATCAGCGCCAGCACCACGATGGGCGCGATGTACTGCAGCATGCTGAGGAACTGCGGCGGCACGTCGACGCCGCTGCTCTGCAGGTGGAAACCCAGCATCGAGACGCCGCCGAACAGGTAGGCGCCCAGCAGCACGCGCATCGGCCGCCAGGTGGCAAAGGTGGTGAGCGCCAGCGCGATCCAGCCGCGGCCCGCGACCATGCCTTCGACCCACAGCGGCGTATAGACGGTCGACAGGTACGCTCCCGCCAGCCCGCACAGCGCGCCGCCCGCGATCACCGCCATGAAGCGGATGCGCCGCACCGGATAGCCCAGCGCATGCGCCGACTCGGGCGACTCGCCGACCGAGCGCAGCACCAGCCCGGCGCGGGTGCGGTAGAGAAACCAGATCAGGCCGAAGGTCAGCACCACGGCGAAGTACACCATGGGGTGGTGGCGGAACAGCGCGGGTCCGACGAGCGGAATGTCGCCAAGCACCGGCACCGCGTACGACACGCTCTCGGGCAGCTTGGCCTGCACGAAGTTGATGCCCACGAACGCGGAGAAGCCGACGCCGAACAGGCTGAGCGCGAGCCCCGTGGCGTACTGGTTGGTGTTGAGCCAGATCACCAGCACGCCGAAGAAGGCCGCAAGCAGTGCGCCGGCCGCCATGCCGGCCAGGAAGCCGAGCCAGGGGTTGTGCGTGATGACGACCGTCGCAAAGCCGGCGATGGCGGCGCAGAGCATCATGCCCTCGGCACCCAGGTTGACGATGCCGGCCTTTTCGTTGATGAGGAGGCCCAATGCCGCAATCGCGAGCACGGTGCCGGCGCTCAGGGTGGAGCCCAGCAGGAGTGCGTAGCTGTCCATTTTTCAGTTGCTCCGGCGCGGGTTGCTGTTGTTCGAGCGGATGCGTTCTTGGCGCTCTTGTCCAGGGCGCGTGCACAGGCCACCGGGTACTCCCCTCCGCGAATGTCCCCCGCCTTCGGCTCCTCCTTTATTTCGCTGCGGGGAGCACCCGATGCCCTGTGCACGATGGGCGCAGCGCTTGTGCTGGCCGATCAACGACCGCTCCGACCAACGATCACGTCGATGGGGTGCCTTGCGCAGCGAAATCAAGGAGGAGGCCGAAGGCCGGGGGACATTCGCGGAGCAAGGCACCCCGTCGGCGGGAGCGCGCCCCGAACAAGCACGCACAACGCGTTGAAGCAAGAAGCAGGCGTTCATCCTAGAGCGCTCCTTCGGTCGAATGGGCAGCCGGCGCCGTCAACGGCGTGCTGGCTTGCAGCGAACTCGTCGTCATGCTGGAGGCCACCGCCTTCGCAGCCGCCTTGCGGCGGATGCGATAGGCAATGAGCGTGTCGCAGGCCAGCAGCGTGAAGAGCAGCAAACCCTGGAACACGCCCGTCAGCGACTTGGGCAGGCCGAGACGCGACTGCGCCAGCTCGCCGCCGATGTAGAACATGCTCATGAGGATGGCCGAGAACACCATGCCCACCGGATGCAGACGGCCGACGAAGGCCACGATGATGGCCGCGAAGCCATAGCCCGCCGGCACGTAGGGCGTGAGCTGGCCGAGCGGGCCCGCCACCTCGAGCGCGCCCGCCAGGCCCGCCGCGCCGCCCGAGGTCAGCAGCGCGATCCAGATTGCGCGCCGTGCCGAGAAGCCTGCATAGCGCGCGGCCGCCGGCGCGAGCCCGCCGACCTGCTGAGCGAAACCGGCCCGCGTGCGGAACAGGAACACCCAGAGCGCGCCCACGCCCAGCAGCGCGATGATCAGTCCGATGCTCACGCGCGAACCCTTGAAGAGCCGCGGGATCTGCGTCACGGCCTCGAAGGTCTTCGATTGCGGAAAATTGTAGCCCTGCGGATCCTTCCAGGGACCGAACACCATGTAGCCGAGCAGCAGCGTCGCCACGTACACCAGCATCAGGCTCACGAGGATTTCGTTGGCGTTGAACCGGTCGCGCAGGAAGGCCACGATGCCGGCCCACAGCATGCCGCCGACCGTGCCCGCAACGAGGATGGCCACCACGATCCACGAGCCCGTGGTCTTGTCGGCCATCAGCGCGACGCCGCCCGCGGCAATGGCGCCGAACACGAACTGTCCCTCGGCGCCAATGTTCCAGACGTTGGAGCGGAAGCACACCGCCAACCCGAGCGCGATGATGAGCAGCGGCGTGGCCTTGATGGTGAGCTCGCCGATCGCGTAGCCGCTCTTGATCGGTTCGTAGAAGAACACCAGCAGGCCCTTGACCGGGTCCTTGCCGAGCGCGGCGAACAGCGCCACGCCGATCAGCACGGTGATCAGCAGCGCCAGGATCGGCGAGGCAAAGGTCCAGAAGCGCGACAGCTCCGGGCGGGGTTCGAGCTTAAGCATGGGTCGCCTCCTTGTTGTTGTTCTTCTTCTCCCAAAGGCCGCTCATCCATTCGCCGATCTGCGGCAGCGTGGCGGCCGCGCGGTCGATCGAGGGCGAGAGCCGGCCCTTGGCAATCACGTGCAGGCGGTCACTGATGTCGAACAGTTCGTCGAGCTCCTCGCTGACCACCAGCACCGCGCAGCCGGCATCGCGCAGCGCGAGGATCTCGCCACGGATGAGCGCGGCCGCGCCCACGTCCACGCCCCAGGTCGGCTGCGACACGATGAAGAGCTTGGGGTTGGCGTCGATCTCGCGGCCGACGATGTACTTCTGCAGGTTGCCGCCCGAGAGCGAGCGCGCCGCAGCATTCGGGCCGCCGGCCTTGACGTTGAAGCGCTCGATGATGGCCCGGGCATGCCTTTCGAGCGCCCCGGTGCGGATCCAGCCGCCCCGGCCCACCGCATTGCCGCGCGTGAGCAGCAGGTTGTGCGCAAGTCCGAGCGTGGGCACCGCACCGCGGCCCAGCCGCTCCTCGGGCACGAAGTGCAGGCCCATGGCGCGCCGCGCGCGCGGCCGCAGCCGGCCGGCCGGCTTGCCGAACACCTGAACCATGGCGGGCTCGGCACGCACGTCTTCGCCCGACAGCGTGTAGAGCAGTTCCTTCTGCCCGTTGCCGGACACGCCCGCAATGCCGACCACCTCGCCGGCGCGCACCTCGAACGAGATGCCGTCGAGATCGACGCCGAACTGGTCCTCGCGCGCCAGCGCGAGCCCGTTCACGCGCAGCGCCACCGCGCCGGCATGCACCGGCCGGTGCTTGAGCGGCGGCGGTTCGGCGCCGATCATCAGCCGCGAGAGCGACTCGTTGCTCTCGTTCTGCGGATTGCACACGCCCGTGACCTTGCCGCCGCGCAGCACCGTGCAGGCCGTGCACAGCTCGCGGATCTCGTGCAGCTTGTGGCTGATGTAGAGGATGCTGCAACCTTCCGACGCCAGCTTGTTGAGCACACCGAAGAGCTTGATGACCGCCTGCGGCGTGAGCACCGAGGTCGGCTCGTCGAGGATCAGCAGCTTGGGGTTGGTGAGCAGCGCGCGGATGATTTCCACACGCTGCATCTCGCCCACCGACAGCGTGTGCACCGGCCGCGAGGGATCGATGTCCAGGCCGTATTCGCTGGCCTTGGCCGTGATGCTGCGCGCCACCTCCGCCAGCTGCAGCGACTTGTCCAGGCCCAGCCACACGTTCTCGGCCACGGTGAGCGTGTCGAACAGGCTGAAGTGCTGGAACACCATGCTGATGCCCAGCGCCCTCGCCTGCTGCGGGTTGCGCAGGGTGACGGGCTGGCCGTCGAAGGTGACCGTGCCTTCGTCGGGCTTGACCGAGCCGTAGATGATCTTCATCAGCGTCGATTTGCCGGCGCCGTTCTCGCCAAGCACGGCATGGATCTCGCCGGGTGCCACGGCCAGCGAGATGTCGCTGTTCGCCACCACCGCGGGGTAGCGCTTGGTGATGTTCGCGAGCTGGAGTCTGGGGGTTGTCATGCCGGGTTTCGTGGGTTTGTCTCGTTCAACAGCAACAAGCGGGGGCAGCTATGAGTTTAATAGCGTCCCCCGTCCATCGGCGCCCGACGGCGCTCCCCCTCAGTGTCCGCCGATGTAGGCGAACTTGAACAGGAAAATCGCCGCGATCACCCAGACCATCGCATGCACTTCCCGTGCCCGGCCGGTGCAGAGCTTGAGCACCGCGTAGGTGATGAAGCCGAAGGCCAGGCCATTGGCGATCGAGTAGGTGAAGGGCATGGCCAGCGCGGTCACCGCCGCGGGGATCACCTCGGTCGTATCCTCCCAGTCGAGTTCGACCAGGTCTCGCAGCATCAGGCAGCCCACGAAGAGCAGCGCCGGCGCGGTGGCATAGGCCGGCACCGAGCCCGCGAGCGGCGAGATCATCAGGCAGGCCAGGAACAGCCCCGCCACCACCACGGCCGTGAGGCCGGTGCGCCCGCCGGCCTGCACGCCGGCCGCGCTTTCCACGTACGCCGTGGTGCTCGAGGTGCCGAGCAGCGAGCCCGCGAAGATCGCGCCGCTGTCGGCCAGCAGGGCCTTGTTCATGCGCTCCATCTTGCCGGGCACCAGCAGGCCCGCGCG from Variovorax sp. V93 includes the following:
- a CDS encoding CoA ester lyase; protein product: MRSKLFVPGTRPELFAKALGSAADSVCFDLEDAVAEPRKGEARDAVRQLLQDGGTAASGKTVIVRVNAMDTPHFAEDVAAVARPGVHLINIPKPESPAHVRSAVEAIERAERANGVAALIGLLLNIEAPAALRTAAQLALAHPRVAGLQLGLGDLFEPLGIARREPAAIQQAMFAMRIAAGEAGVYAYDGAFADIRDADGFRAEAMLARNLGFLGKTCIHPSQIAIANEVFRPTDEEIAHACKVVEAARAADDSGTGAYVVDGKMIDIPFVIRARAIVASARSLGLLPG
- a CDS encoding LysR substrate-binding domain-containing protein produces the protein METAYLQSFLLVVESGSMSEAARRLDLTPAAVAQQIRTLERELGAPLLARAGRTVQPTEAGHQLVQRARNLLREVNDIKALLGSDAAGGELLVGTINTAIHSLLPDILARFVKTHPGVKVFLQSGTTATLYKAVQQGELDAAVCLYPPYVLAKTFDWSLLREEPLVLLAPSRLARRDPHELLRTSPLIRYDRNLGGGKQADRYLRAAGIVPQERFELSSLLAIAMMVDRGLGVSLVPDIASPLLDGQRVAKIALPLPSQPRRFGVLWQRASPRLRLIQGFVDSARMVTEGKPRGTTHK
- a CDS encoding BMP family ABC transporter substrate-binding protein — translated: MNDLNKRSLLKLAALTAVASAALIGCGKKEEAAAPAAAPAPAPAPAAAAPAPAAPLNIAFAYIGPVGDGGWTFAHDNGRKALEKEFGDKIKTTFVESVPEGADAERVFRDMVGQGNKLIFGTTFGYMEPMLKVATDSKDVKFEHATGYKTAENMRTYDSRTYEGAYMAGVIAGAMTKSNTLGVVGSVPIPEVLRNINSFTLGAQSVNPKITTKVVWVNEWFSPPKETEAATALINGGADVLFQNTDSPAVLKTAQEKGKRAFGWDSDMTAYGPKAHLASATINWAPYYIKATQDALDGKWATGQSWWGVKEGAIDIVSIAEDVPAETKAKVEEVKKGLKDGSFVIWKGPILGQDGKEVVAKDAVADDKFLSGVNFYVKGVEGKVPGGDKK
- a CDS encoding ABC transporter permease; translation: MDSYALLLGSTLSAGTVLAIAALGLLINEKAGIVNLGAEGMMLCAAIAGFATVVITHNPWLGFLAGMAAGALLAAFFGVLVIWLNTNQYATGLALSLFGVGFSAFVGINFVQAKLPESVSYAVPVLGDIPLVGPALFRHHPMVYFAVVLTFGLIWFLYRTRAGLVLRSVGESPESAHALGYPVRRIRFMAVIAGGALCGLAGAYLSTVYTPLWVEGMVAGRGWIALALTTFATWRPMRVLLGAYLFGGVSMLGFHLQSSGVDVPPQFLSMLQYIAPIVVLALISRNPAFIRINMPASIGKPFYPGS
- a CDS encoding ABC transporter permease, encoding MLKLEPRPELSRFWTFASPILALLITVLIGVALFAALGKDPVKGLLVFFYEPIKSGYAIGELTIKATPLLIIALGLAVCFRSNVWNIGAEGQFVFGAIAAGGVALMADKTTGSWIVVAILVAGTVGGMLWAGIVAFLRDRFNANEILVSLMLVYVATLLLGYMVFGPWKDPQGYNFPQSKTFEAVTQIPRLFKGSRVSIGLIIALLGVGALWVFLFRTRAGFAQQVGGLAPAAARYAGFSARRAIWIALLTSGGAAGLAGALEVAGPLGQLTPYVPAGYGFAAIIVAFVGRLHPVGMVFSAILMSMFYIGGELAQSRLGLPKSLTGVFQGLLLFTLLACDTLIAYRIRRKAAAKAVASSMTTSSLQASTPLTAPAAHSTEGAL
- a CDS encoding ABC transporter ATP-binding protein; this translates as MTTPRLQLANITKRYPAVVANSDISLAVAPGEIHAVLGENGAGKSTLMKIIYGSVKPDEGTVTFDGQPVTLRNPQQARALGISMVFQHFSLFDTLTVAENVWLGLDKSLQLAEVARSITAKASEYGLDIDPSRPVHTLSVGEMQRVEIIRALLTNPKLLILDEPTSVLTPQAVIKLFGVLNKLASEGCSILYISHKLHEIRELCTACTVLRGGKVTGVCNPQNESNESLSRLMIGAEPPPLKHRPVHAGAVALRVNGLALAREDQFGVDLDGISFEVRAGEVVGIAGVSGNGQKELLYTLSGEDVRAEPAMVQVFGKPAGRLRPRARRAMGLHFVPEERLGRGAVPTLGLAHNLLLTRGNAVGRGGWIRTGALERHARAIIERFNVKAGGPNAAARSLSGGNLQKYIVGREIDANPKLFIVSQPTWGVDVGAAALIRGEILALRDAGCAVLVVSEELDELFDISDRLHVIAKGRLSPSIDRAAATLPQIGEWMSGLWEKKNNNKEATHA